One segment of Streptomyces sp. XD-27 DNA contains the following:
- a CDS encoding RodZ family helix-turn-helix domain-containing protein — protein sequence MSTHAPNDARVIPLRPQTSPPGSGGATRAPQRPAGAPQTPAPREPLWRDLVGDVLRRERLAQERTLKDVAEAARISMPYLSELERGRKEGSSEVLAAAAQALGLGLADLLSLAQDELARYARSRVGRGRTAPTAQYDGLCLAA from the coding sequence GTGAGTACTCATGCGCCGAACGACGCCCGCGTCATCCCCCTGCGCCCGCAGACCTCGCCGCCCGGTTCCGGTGGGGCGACCCGCGCCCCGCAGCGACCGGCGGGAGCCCCACAGACACCCGCGCCGAGGGAACCCCTGTGGCGCGACCTCGTCGGCGATGTGCTGCGGCGCGAGCGGCTCGCCCAGGAGCGCACGCTGAAGGACGTCGCGGAGGCGGCTCGGATCTCGATGCCGTACCTGTCGGAGCTCGAGCGCGGACGCAAGGAGGGCTCCTCCGAGGTGCTCGCGGCCGCCGCCCAGGCCCTCGGGCTCGGCCTCGCCGACCTGCTCTCGCTCGCCCAGGACGAGCTGGCCCGGTACGCCCGGAGCCGGGTGGGCCGGGGCCGCACGGCGCCCACGGCGCAGTACGACGGCCTCTGTCTCGCCGCCTGA
- a CDS encoding isochorismatase family protein → MGTPHPELRAVLPENLEVIDRSTVNAWHDDRVRSAIEATGRDKILIAGVSLEVCAAFPAIAATAAGHTAYVAVDASGTFSATKRETGLLRLRQAGVIVSDYASLAVEILADNAHPIAPELYADLDMPFATLVGQLAAVRG, encoded by the coding sequence GTGGGGACCCCTCATCCCGAGCTGCGGGCCGTACTGCCGGAAAACCTCGAGGTGATCGACCGGAGCACGGTGAACGCCTGGCACGACGACCGCGTCCGGAGCGCGATCGAGGCGACCGGACGCGACAAGATCCTCATCGCCGGGGTCTCCCTCGAGGTCTGCGCCGCCTTCCCCGCGATCGCCGCTACCGCCGCGGGCCACACCGCCTACGTCGCCGTCGACGCCTCCGGCACCTTCTCCGCGACCAAGCGGGAGACCGGACTTCTGCGGCTGCGGCAGGCGGGGGTGATCGTGAGCGACTACGCCAGTCTCGCCGTGGAGATCCTCGCCGACAACGCCCATCCGATCGCGCCGGAGCTGTACGCGGATCTGGACATGCCGTTCGCCACGCTCGTCGGACAACTTGCCGCTGTCCGCGGCTAG
- a CDS encoding DUF5937 family protein, whose amino-acid sequence MPKSSYAEFDFTSADLARLRFAFSPLSEAVASLRTLRDPGRHALHLPWIRAVRPRLAGLDLRLLCALVPLGPYIADFLTPPPAGPLPDVTAELELVAAADPDEAAREAARVPGADAPPVREFLADPAAGVARAAAELRLYWDTALDPFWPQIRGLFESEVLRRARQLTRDGAGAMFNDLHPNITWHDGRLRVRTRAWRRSGPLDGDGMILVPSVFHWPDTTVMAEPYQPMLVYPAPGVATVWSHETVPTTDALSALIGRTRARILVALTEAATTSILARRLSMAPGAISQHLKVLHESGLVIRNRSGREVFYERSPVGHTLCGVP is encoded by the coding sequence GTGCCTAAATCCTCGTACGCCGAGTTCGACTTCACCTCCGCCGACCTCGCGCGTCTGAGGTTCGCCTTCTCACCGCTGTCGGAGGCGGTCGCGAGTCTGCGCACGCTGCGGGATCCCGGCCGCCACGCACTGCACCTGCCGTGGATCCGCGCCGTGCGCCCCCGGCTCGCCGGTCTGGACCTGCGACTGCTGTGCGCGCTGGTGCCGCTCGGCCCGTACATCGCCGACTTCCTGACCCCGCCCCCGGCCGGGCCACTGCCGGACGTCACCGCCGAGTTGGAGCTGGTCGCCGCGGCGGACCCGGACGAGGCCGCCCGCGAGGCGGCCCGGGTTCCGGGCGCCGACGCCCCGCCGGTGCGGGAGTTCCTCGCCGATCCGGCCGCGGGGGTGGCCCGCGCGGCCGCCGAGCTGCGGCTGTACTGGGACACGGCGCTGGACCCGTTCTGGCCGCAGATCCGCGGCCTGTTCGAGTCCGAGGTGCTGCGCCGCGCCCGGCAACTGACCCGCGACGGCGCCGGTGCGATGTTCAACGACCTGCACCCGAACATCACCTGGCACGACGGCCGCCTGCGCGTGCGGACCCGCGCCTGGCGGCGCAGCGGACCCCTCGACGGTGACGGCATGATCCTCGTACCGAGCGTCTTCCACTGGCCGGACACGACGGTGATGGCCGAGCCGTACCAGCCGATGCTGGTGTATCCCGCCCCGGGCGTCGCCACGGTCTGGTCGCACGAGACCGTGCCCACAACCGACGCGCTCAGCGCTCTCATCGGCCGCACCCGCGCCCGGATCCTGGTCGCCCTCACCGAGGCGGCCACCACGAGCATCCTGGCGCGCCGGCTGTCCATGGCGCCGGGCGCCATCAGCCAGCACCTCAAGGTGCTGCACGAGAGCGGTCTGGTCATCCGCAACCGCAGCGGACGCGAGGTCTTCTACGAGCGCTCCCCGGTGGGGCACACGCTGTGCGGGGTGCCCTGA
- a CDS encoding heme-binding protein, whose translation MKKLSPRARMLTGAAATALVGAVAFGAVSATAAPAAPAAPQAAPARTEAGGADLTRSTHLSADAATRAAQAALHAAEKDGQKVSVAVVDRNGNTVVTLRGDGAGPQSYASAERKAFTAVSWNAPTSELAKRLEQAPNLKDIPGTLFLAGGAPVKAAGAPIAGIGVAGAPSGDLDEKYAEAGVAAVSR comes from the coding sequence ATGAAGAAGCTGTCCCCGCGTGCCCGCATGCTGACCGGAGCCGCCGCCACCGCGCTGGTCGGCGCGGTCGCTTTCGGCGCCGTCTCCGCCACCGCCGCCCCAGCCGCCCCGGCCGCACCCCAGGCCGCCCCGGCGCGGACCGAGGCGGGCGGCGCGGATCTGACCCGGTCCACGCACCTGTCGGCCGACGCCGCCACCCGCGCCGCGCAGGCAGCCCTGCACGCGGCGGAGAAGGACGGCCAGAAGGTGTCCGTCGCCGTGGTCGACCGCAACGGCAACACGGTGGTCACGTTGCGTGGCGACGGCGCAGGACCGCAGTCGTACGCCTCGGCCGAGCGGAAGGCGTTCACCGCCGTCTCCTGGAACGCCCCGACCTCCGAGCTGGCCAAGCGCCTGGAGCAGGCGCCGAACCTCAAGGACATCCCCGGCACCCTCTTCCTGGCAGGCGGCGCACCGGTCAAGGCGGCCGGCGCCCCCATCGCGGGCATCGGCGTCGCCGGGGCGCCGAGTGGTGACCTGGACGAGAAGTACGCCGAGGCGGGCGTGGCGGCCGTCTCCCGCTGA
- a CDS encoding sensor histidine kinase: MHTAFFLLLGASLARFLLRHPGEPRTPWVIALGAALLTLYALGPVLGPQSTDCGPQSTDRGPHGGSWSPPPPSPPSPSPPSPSRAGRPPLPGRFGAVVVIWVVLVLLAPSFAWCAVPLFYTGLRTLPVRAALLLVALLTAFVVGAQLRLAGGFDPYLLLAPPAVAAIATAVFLHMERQAARQRALIDDLIRTREELAATERREGTLAERQRLSMEIHDTLAQGLSSQQMLLQAADRTWADAPETARRHVRTATEIAARNLAEARRFVHDLAPAELAGGVPLHEALRLLAARERGPGLEVRFHLDGAPAPLPDRVQSALLRIAQGALANVREHSGATTAAVTLSFLGDQVVLDVADDGRGFDTAAGGPRPVAEARPAGETRPAGAARPVAGRGHGLPAMRARAAQLGGALTIESAPGEGTVLSAALPWSPPYDRLPLRRRLDGPARPRADPAL; this comes from the coding sequence ATGCATACGGCGTTCTTCCTGCTGCTGGGGGCCTCGCTGGCGCGCTTCCTGCTCCGGCACCCCGGGGAGCCCCGTACACCCTGGGTCATCGCGCTCGGCGCCGCGCTGCTGACGCTGTACGCGCTGGGGCCGGTCCTGGGCCCGCAGTCCACCGACTGCGGGCCGCAGTCCACGGACCGCGGGCCGCACGGCGGGTCTTGGTCGCCCCCTCCCCCGTCGCCCCCTTCCCCATCGCCCCCCTCCCCGTCGCGCGCCGGGCGGCCCCCGCTTCCGGGCCGGTTCGGCGCGGTCGTCGTGATCTGGGTGGTGCTCGTGCTGCTCGCGCCGAGCTTCGCCTGGTGCGCCGTGCCGCTGTTCTACACGGGGCTGCGCACGCTGCCCGTGCGGGCGGCCTTGCTGCTGGTCGCGCTCCTCACCGCGTTCGTCGTCGGCGCCCAGCTGCGGCTCGCGGGCGGCTTCGACCCGTATCTGCTGCTGGCCCCACCCGCCGTGGCCGCCATCGCCACGGCGGTCTTCCTGCACATGGAGCGGCAGGCCGCCCGGCAGCGTGCGCTGATCGACGACCTGATCCGTACCCGGGAGGAGCTGGCCGCCACCGAGCGGCGCGAGGGGACGCTCGCCGAGAGGCAGCGGCTGTCCATGGAGATCCACGACACGCTGGCGCAGGGGCTGTCCAGCCAGCAGATGCTGCTCCAGGCCGCCGACCGCACCTGGGCCGACGCCCCGGAGACCGCGCGCCGCCACGTCCGTACGGCCACCGAGATCGCCGCCCGTAACCTGGCCGAGGCGCGCCGTTTCGTGCACGACCTGGCCCCGGCGGAGCTGGCGGGCGGTGTGCCGCTGCACGAGGCGCTACGGCTGCTCGCCGCGCGCGAGCGGGGCCCCGGACTGGAGGTCCGGTTCCACCTCGACGGCGCCCCGGCCCCGCTGCCGGACCGGGTGCAGTCCGCGCTGCTGCGCATCGCCCAGGGTGCGCTGGCCAACGTCCGCGAGCACTCCGGCGCGACGACCGCCGCCGTGACGCTGAGCTTCCTGGGCGACCAGGTGGTGCTCGACGTCGCCGACGACGGGCGGGGCTTCGACACGGCCGCCGGCGGGCCCCGGCCGGTCGCGGAGGCCCGCCCGGCCGGGGAGACCCGCCCGGCCGGGGCAGCGCGCCCCGTCGCGGGCCGGGGGCACGGACTGCCCGCGATGCGCGCCCGTGCGGCACAGCTCGGCGGCGCCCTCACCATCGAATCCGCGCCGGGCGAGGGCACCGTCCTGTCCGCCGCCCTCCCCTGGAGCCCGCCCTATGACCGCCTCCCCCTCCGACGGCGGCTCGACGGCCCCGCCCGCCCCCGTGCGGATCCTGCTCTGTGA
- a CDS encoding response regulator transcription factor: MTASPSDGGSTAPPAPVRILLCDDHAVVRAGLRALLGSAPGIEVVGEAGHGEEAVTMAAVLRPDVVLMDLQLGAGINGIEATRRIAAAGPGAPHVLVLTTYDTDADITRAIEAGATGYLLKAERPEELFAAIRAAAAGRTALSPPVAQRVMAQMRRPRSALTDRELDILGQLARGLGNREIARALFISEATVKTHLGRIYGKLGVDTRAGAVAVAKEQRLLP; this comes from the coding sequence ATGACCGCCTCCCCCTCCGACGGCGGCTCGACGGCCCCGCCCGCCCCCGTGCGGATCCTGCTCTGTGACGACCACGCCGTGGTACGGGCGGGACTGCGGGCGCTGCTCGGCAGCGCGCCCGGCATCGAGGTCGTCGGCGAGGCCGGTCACGGCGAGGAGGCGGTCACCATGGCCGCCGTGCTGCGGCCCGACGTGGTCCTGATGGATCTTCAACTCGGTGCCGGGATCAACGGGATCGAAGCCACCCGCCGGATCGCCGCGGCCGGGCCCGGCGCCCCGCACGTCCTGGTGCTCACCACGTACGACACGGACGCCGACATCACCCGTGCCATCGAGGCCGGAGCCACCGGCTATCTGCTCAAGGCCGAACGCCCCGAGGAGCTGTTCGCCGCGATCCGGGCCGCCGCCGCAGGCCGTACGGCGCTGTCCCCGCCCGTCGCCCAGCGGGTCATGGCGCAGATGCGGCGGCCGCGCTCCGCCCTCACCGACCGGGAGCTCGACATCCTCGGCCAGCTCGCCCGCGGGCTGGGCAACCGGGAGATCGCCCGCGCCCTGTTCATCAGCGAGGCCACGGTCAAGACCCATCTGGGCCGGATCTACGGCAAGTTGGGAGTGGACACCCGGGCGGGCGCGGTCGCGGTCGCCAAGGAGCAGCGACTGCTGCCGTGA
- a CDS encoding xanthine dehydrogenase family protein molybdopterin-binding subunit yields MSTMPAASDSTMPTASDSTTPAVSAGPIGRPLDRVDGPVKVIGAAHYAAEIPLPGLAHAVLVGARIAHGRITAIDISEAERAIGVIAVLTHDTIGKIVGQPPLVPSLEGTAAPGETFFPMQGDRVHYAGQHVAMAVADTYVRALHASRLVRVEYAEEPAVTVIDQGRDAAYELETVFVGFVPGRSERGDVSAGFVPGRSERGDVSAGLARAAAIVESTYSFAANHHNPIETHAATASWEDDRLTLYDTTHGVTAPQHTVAALLGIPHSRVRVISHYTGGSFGCKGQVWHHATLAALAARAVGRPVRLAVTREQMFSSCGHREEQEHRVTLGADDQGRLTAVRHHKLSLTSPFDDFAEPSLELSGKLYACPAFERVYRLIHANTMTPTFTRCAGVATGLLSLECAMDELAERAGIDPLQLRLRNYAETDPETGRPWSSKGLRECYQRGAERIGWHRRADPPQRDGPWLIGLGMATAAYPVFEPYNPVRARARIHADGTAVVQAAVTDIGTGALTSMTQVTAEALGLPVDLCRFTGGDTDLPHVASAVGSAGAGMVSAAVHTAGTALRDQLIAQAVADPGSPLYGAHVKDVVVRDGRMRLRSAPETGESYAALLQRNLLPDVEVTGAWGPPPRDAPWAMVTFGAQFAEVGVDPELGLIRVRRMAGAFAPGRILNAEMARSQLMGGMIWGQSQALLEATHMDTATGRWANTSLAEYLVPVNADVPDIDVDLIEVEDAVVNPLGVKGVGEIGQAGVAAAIANAVHHATGRRFRKMPITIEDLVGVAWLRAPEEVAGTRPR; encoded by the coding sequence ATGAGCACTATGCCCGCCGCCTCCGACAGCACCATGCCCACCGCTTCCGACAGCACCACGCCCGCTGTCTCCGCCGGTCCCATCGGCCGCCCCCTGGACCGGGTGGACGGCCCGGTCAAGGTCATCGGTGCAGCGCATTACGCGGCGGAGATCCCGCTGCCCGGCCTCGCCCACGCGGTCCTGGTCGGCGCGCGCATCGCCCACGGCCGCATCACCGCCATCGACATCTCGGAGGCGGAGCGGGCCATCGGCGTCATCGCCGTCCTGACCCACGACACCATCGGCAAGATCGTTGGGCAGCCTCCTCTGGTCCCGTCCCTGGAGGGAACCGCCGCACCGGGCGAGACGTTCTTCCCGATGCAGGGCGACCGGGTCCACTACGCGGGGCAGCACGTGGCGATGGCGGTCGCCGACACCTACGTCCGCGCGCTGCACGCCTCCCGGCTCGTCCGCGTGGAGTACGCCGAGGAGCCCGCGGTCACCGTCATCGACCAGGGGAGGGACGCCGCCTACGAGCTCGAGACGGTCTTCGTCGGGTTCGTCCCCGGCCGCTCCGAGCGCGGGGACGTCTCCGCCGGGTTCGTCCCCGGGCGCTCCGAGCGGGGCGACGTCTCCGCCGGGCTGGCCCGGGCCGCCGCCATCGTGGAGAGCACCTACTCGTTCGCGGCGAACCACCACAACCCCATCGAGACCCACGCCGCCACCGCCTCCTGGGAGGACGACCGGCTCACCCTGTACGACACCACGCACGGCGTGACGGCCCCTCAGCACACCGTCGCCGCGCTGCTCGGCATCCCGCACAGCCGGGTCCGGGTCATCAGCCACTACACCGGTGGCAGCTTCGGGTGCAAAGGCCAGGTCTGGCACCACGCCACCCTGGCCGCGCTGGCGGCCCGCGCCGTGGGACGCCCCGTACGGCTCGCCGTCACCCGTGAGCAGATGTTCTCCTCCTGCGGCCACCGCGAGGAGCAGGAGCACCGTGTCACCCTCGGCGCCGACGACCAGGGGCGGCTCACCGCCGTACGCCACCACAAGCTCTCCCTCACCTCCCCGTTCGACGACTTCGCCGAGCCCTCGCTGGAACTGTCCGGCAAGCTGTACGCCTGTCCCGCATTCGAGCGCGTCTACCGGCTCATCCACGCGAACACCATGACCCCGACGTTCACCCGCTGCGCGGGCGTGGCCACCGGCCTGCTGTCGCTGGAGTGCGCCATGGACGAGCTCGCCGAGCGGGCGGGGATCGACCCGCTTCAGCTGCGGCTGCGCAACTACGCGGAGACCGACCCCGAGACCGGACGCCCCTGGAGCAGCAAGGGGCTTCGCGAGTGCTACCAGCGCGGCGCCGAGCGGATCGGCTGGCACCGGCGGGCCGACCCGCCGCAGCGGGACGGGCCATGGCTGATCGGGCTGGGCATGGCGACCGCGGCCTATCCGGTTTTCGAGCCGTACAACCCGGTGCGGGCCCGGGCCCGCATCCACGCCGACGGTACGGCCGTCGTCCAGGCCGCCGTCACCGACATCGGCACCGGGGCCCTGACCTCCATGACCCAGGTCACCGCCGAGGCTCTGGGCCTGCCGGTCGATCTGTGCCGGTTCACGGGTGGGGACACCGATCTGCCGCACGTGGCGTCGGCCGTGGGATCGGCAGGGGCGGGGATGGTGAGCGCGGCCGTACACACGGCCGGTACGGCGCTGCGCGACCAGCTGATCGCCCAAGCCGTGGCCGATCCCGGATCGCCACTGTACGGGGCGCATGTGAAGGACGTCGTGGTGCGGGACGGAAGGATGCGGCTGCGCTCCGCCCCGGAGACCGGCGAGAGCTACGCCGCGCTGCTGCAACGGAATCTCCTGCCGGACGTCGAGGTCACGGGAGCGTGGGGCCCGCCACCGCGGGACGCGCCCTGGGCGATGGTCACCTTCGGCGCCCAGTTCGCCGAGGTCGGCGTCGACCCGGAGCTCGGCCTGATCCGGGTCCGCCGGATGGCCGGCGCCTTCGCGCCGGGCCGGATCCTCAACGCCGAAATGGCCCGCAGCCAGCTCATGGGCGGCATGATCTGGGGCCAGAGCCAGGCACTCCTGGAGGCGACCCACATGGACACGGCCACCGGCCGCTGGGCCAACACCAGCCTCGCGGAGTACCTCGTACCGGTCAACGCCGATGTACCCGACATCGACGTCGACCTCATCGAGGTGGAGGACGCCGTCGTCAATCCGCTCGGAGTCAAGGGCGTCGGCGAGATCGGCCAGGCGGGGGTGGCGGCGGCCATCGCGAACGCGGTGCACCATGCGACGGGACGCCGGTTCCGCAAGATGCCGATCACCATCGAGGACTTGGTGGGAGTCGCCTGGCTACGTGCCCCTGAAGAAGTAGCTGGTACACGCCCTCGATGA
- a CDS encoding xanthine dehydrogenase family protein subunit M, which yields MHPISYLRADSVEAAVRAVRGDPGSAFLAGGTTEVDLLRQHVRTPRRLVDVNRLPLTGIEELPDGGLRIGALARMSDTAESPTVRERFPMVAQALELGASAQLRHMTSMGGNMMQAVRCGYYRDHQAACNKREPGTGCSALLGVSRGHAVLGTSEHCIATHPSDVAVPLAALDAVIHTRTLVGERRYAFGEFFLEPGSTPDREHPLEHGELITAIEVPALPMARRSLYLKVRHRGTRSHWSPSPPRSA from the coding sequence ATGCATCCCATCAGCTATCTGCGGGCCGACAGCGTGGAGGCGGCCGTCCGTGCCGTCCGGGGCGACCCCGGCAGCGCCTTCCTCGCGGGCGGCACCACCGAGGTCGATCTGCTGCGCCAGCACGTCCGCACGCCGCGCCGCCTGGTCGACGTCAACCGACTGCCGCTCACCGGCATCGAGGAGCTGCCGGACGGAGGGTTGCGCATCGGCGCGCTCGCCCGGATGAGCGACACCGCCGAGTCGCCGACCGTACGGGAGCGATTTCCCATGGTCGCGCAGGCGCTGGAGCTGGGCGCCTCCGCGCAGCTACGCCATATGACCTCCATGGGCGGCAACATGATGCAGGCCGTGCGCTGCGGCTACTACCGGGACCACCAGGCCGCGTGCAACAAGCGCGAGCCGGGCACCGGCTGTTCCGCGCTGCTCGGCGTCAGCCGCGGCCACGCCGTCCTGGGCACCAGCGAACACTGCATTGCCACACACCCCTCCGATGTGGCCGTCCCGCTCGCCGCCCTCGACGCCGTCATCCACACCCGTACTCTGGTCGGCGAACGGCGGTACGCCTTCGGGGAGTTCTTCCTTGAGCCGGGGTCCACGCCGGACCGCGAACATCCGCTGGAGCACGGCGAGCTGATCACCGCCATCGAGGTGCCCGCCCTCCCGATGGCGCGCCGCTCGCTGTATCTCAAGGTGCGCCACCGCGGGACGCGTTCGCACTGGTCTCCGTCGCCGCCACGCTCAGCGTGA
- a CDS encoding (2Fe-2S)-binding protein, whose translation MRGSEATGDHRCANPMQEEFIAHDAFRCGYCTPGQIVSAVACVQEGHASSDAEIKEWMSGNICRCAAYLNIRAAIRAARERV comes from the coding sequence GTGCGGGGGAGTGAAGCCACCGGTGATCACCGGTGTGCGAACCCCATGCAGGAGGAGTTCATCGCGCACGACGCCTTCCGGTGCGGCTACTGCACCCCGGGGCAGATCGTGTCGGCGGTCGCCTGCGTCCAGGAGGGACACGCCTCCAGCGACGCGGAGATCAAGGAGTGGATGAGCGGCAACATCTGCCGATGCGCCGCGTACCTCAACATCAGAGCGGCCATTCGCGCCGCGCGCGAGCGGGTCTGA
- a CDS encoding aminoglycoside phosphotransferase family protein encodes MVGIPEAFTRSTIEREGEPGADWLAALPRIVEELLGCWGCVLDGEAMHGGVGLVVPVRRRAEGAAVLKVSFPHPGNVHEPDAFEAWGGRGAVLLYERDDERFAMLLERVRTSTLAEVEDGDEVVLVAGRINRRLAVPAPPGLPRLRQQADAWEEQLRKDDRELTHTLPRYVVDAAVATVRELGRVQPDRLIHGDLHAGNILPADREPWLAVDPKGYAGDPAYDGGTLLKSRALTLLEADDLRKAVHRILDIFAEAAELDRERVQRWALFHAVQAAFWGRRHGFRIARSGPRLDWITQFADRLAELLTERA; translated from the coding sequence ATGGTCGGGATACCAGAGGCGTTCACGCGGAGCACTATCGAGCGTGAAGGGGAGCCGGGAGCGGATTGGCTGGCCGCGCTTCCGCGGATTGTGGAGGAATTGCTGGGGTGTTGGGGGTGCGTGCTGGATGGCGAGGCCATGCATGGGGGTGTCGGGCTCGTCGTGCCGGTGAGGCGGCGGGCCGAAGGGGCGGCTGTGTTGAAGGTGTCGTTTCCGCACCCCGGTAACGTTCACGAGCCGGACGCGTTCGAGGCATGGGGCGGGCGCGGAGCTGTCCTGCTGTACGAGCGCGACGACGAGCGTTTCGCGATGCTGCTGGAACGGGTCCGGACGTCGACGCTGGCGGAGGTCGAGGACGGCGATGAGGTGGTGCTGGTCGCGGGGCGGATCAATCGTCGGCTGGCCGTCCCCGCGCCGCCTGGCCTGCCCCGGCTGAGGCAGCAGGCCGATGCCTGGGAGGAGCAACTCCGCAAGGACGACCGGGAGCTGACCCACACACTGCCGCGTTACGTAGTGGACGCCGCCGTGGCGACCGTCCGCGAGCTGGGCCGTGTCCAGCCGGACCGCCTGATCCATGGCGACCTCCACGCCGGAAACATCCTCCCCGCCGACCGAGAGCCATGGCTGGCCGTCGACCCCAAGGGGTACGCAGGAGACCCCGCCTACGACGGCGGCACACTCCTCAAGTCGCGCGCGCTGACGCTCCTCGAAGCGGACGATCTACGTAAGGCCGTCCACCGCATCCTGGATATCTTCGCCGAGGCCGCGGAACTCGATCGCGAACGCGTCCAGCGTTGGGCCCTGTTCCATGCTGTCCAGGCTGCGTTCTGGGGTCGCCGCCACGGATTCCGTATCGCCCGCAGCGGACCACGATTGGACTGGATCACCCAATTCGCGGACCGCCTGGCGGAGTTGCTCACGGAGCGCGCTTAG